The sequence below is a genomic window from Desulfopila inferna.
TTGGGACTGCGTCGGCATCAACTATTATTCCGTCTGCCGGGGTGGAGACAGTAATCATCTGGATGATGCAGGGAGTGTCGTCAGAGGAATCGAAAAAGTTGCACGTGGAGAACTCCAGGAGTTTTTTCATCAATATCCCTGTCACAGCCCTGATGAAAAACGTTGGTTCGTCGTCCGCGTGGTGCCCTACAGGGACGAGGAAGTTCAGAGGGTTATTGTTACCCATGAGGACATAACTCCCGTCATGATGGTGCAGGAAGAACTAAAGCGTAAGGAAGTGGAACTGCTCCGCCAACGGGAAAGACTGGAAGAGACCAATATCGCCTTGAAGGTGCTTCTCCGTCAGCGAGATGAAGACAAAACCCGCATCGAAGAAACCATCTATACCAATGTCGACCGATTGGTCCTGCCCTATGTGGAGAGACTGCTTCAGGGTAAACTGACGGAACAGCAACGTACTCTTGCCGAAGTGGTGGAGAGTAATCTCCGGGAAATCACCGAACCTTTTCTGCACACTTTAGCCGGCATCAAGGTAATGCTCACTCCCCAGGAAATAGAGGTTGCCAATATGGTGCGGGGTGGTAGATCAAGCAAGGAAATTGCCGAAATGCTGAATCTTTCCGTCAGTGGCGTCGATTTTCACAGAAAAAGCCTGCGCCGCAAGCTCGGCCTCACCAACAGCCCGCAAAATCTTCGATCTTATCTGATGTCACTGGAATAAAAGACAGGGATTATTCAGGTGGTGTTTATAGAATTCTTTGTACTGCTGCTTTTCAGGTTTTTTTATTCGTAAAATGGGATACCCGACTCAGAAGCGAACGGATGCCCATAGATGTATACTTACCAGCAAATCACAAATCGGGGTCAGACCATAATTACAACCATTATTCTAGATATTTAATGGTAAAAAACAGGAATTTTCGATGCTTATAGGCCCCTTTTGCCCCCCAATAAGAGTGTTGTAAGGCAATCCCTGATAAACTACCGGCCTGATCTCTATAGGATCAGCGGCGAAAGCGGAGGTAAAATCGGAGATTTCCTCTGGCCGCTCTTCCTGCAGAATTTGAACAAATCACTGCAGCTTAGTCCGCTGTAATCTGAGAAATACAATATCTGACCTGCTCTTTCAAAAACAAAGAGGAAAGACCAGAGGGTTAGAGTAATTTTTATTTGCTATTTTAATTTTACTCTGACCCTTTTTATCCCTGACCCTTTTTATCCCGTAGAGGGGCGCGATACTGACAATGCTTATCATGTATCATGTATGTCCCTTATTATTTTCTCTGGAAGAATAAGCTGAAACAGATATGGAATCGGTGAGGTATTGGGAGGCTCTGTCGCCGGAGAAAGCGAAACGTTTATGAAAAAATTTTCCTTTTTCCAGAAACTCAAGAAGCGAAGACGGATGTGGCTATTCACGGGGTTTATCCTTCTCGCCATTTTGGGGCTTGTGGGCATTTGGCGCTTTACACCCCTTCAGTATTTCACCGATCAGGAAAACCTGAGCGGGCTCATCACTTTTGTCCGGGGCCAGTGGTGGACCCCCCTTGCCGTCATCGCGGCCTACCTGGTGGCCAACAGCCTTCTGTTTCCCAATATGGTGTTGAACGGTGCGATTATTCTGACCCTGGGGGGATTTCTCGGCTGGGCCTGCGCCATCACCGGCAGCCTGTCAGCCGCTTCTCTCTTCTTTTTCCTTGGTCGACGGTTCGGCACCGGAAAAATCGATTTTATGAAAGGAAAACGTTTCCAGAAGGTGCAGAGTTTTTTGCGTAAAGGCGGGATTGGCGCCGTGGTCGGTGTCCGGATGATACCCGTTGCCCCCTATGCGGTCGTGAATACCGCGGCTGGATCGATAAATCTTCGCTTCCGGGATTTCCTGATCGGCACCTTCATCGCTCATCTTCCGGGAACCCTGACTTTGGCCATTTTCGGGGAACAGCTGGAAAACGTGATCACAGATCCTTCCGCTGAAAATATCGCGCTCTTGCTGGCAGTGGTGATACTGGGAATTGCATTGATCTGGGGAATCAAGCGGTATGCGCGCAAACGCATCGAAAGCACTGAAAGAGGAGAGACCAGGGATGACATCAGAAAGCGATAAAGTCAAAACCATCATGACTCGAAACGAGGTTGAAATCTGCTATGAAACCTTCGGGGATCGGGGTGGCCCGCCGCTGGTGTTGATTATCGCTGGCCACGCAGATGAGCGCCTGGCGGAACCCTTTTGCCGCAAAAAAAAAGTGGAGAACCACTTTTCAATCGGTGACAAGAGTCAAGAAAAGGTTTGCCCCTTATCCTATTGACCGATTCCATTACCACGTTAACCGCTGTCTGGAACTCAACTCCTCGGCGCGTAGAACAGGTTCTGAATGCGGTCAGCCCCGAGAGCCTCACGGTGATGTCGATGCACCATCATGCTTTCGTCATAGCCGGCGAAGTCACATTTCAATATATGATGGACCTGCAGGCATGAAACTGTTAATTCGCTCATATTCGAAAAATTCCTCTAAAAATAGGCCTTGATTGTGCATGTAGGTTTCCGAAGCAGATTTTTCTATCTCTTTCCCCCTTAAACAGGACATCAATGGTTAAGACAACAGAATATACAAAGCTGATTCTTATAGCACTTGGTCTATTAGCTCTTTTTCTTTTGCTATCTTTGTTGTTGAGATCAGCCGTGCAGATACTGCTTCTGATTTTCGCCGGAATCCTCTTCTCCATTTTTATCCGTGGACTGAGCAATTTCCTTTTCGGCAAATTCAATCATCTGTCGGAAAATTGGAGCATAGCCATTACCCTCATGCTTCTGGTCATTGCCTTCATCGCCTTCTTCATTCTGTTGGCTCCGCAACTTGCCGAACAGGGAGGCAAACTGGTGGAACAGATACCTGAAGCCTTCAATAATCTCAGGGAGAGAATAAATCACCTGGACTGGCTCGAGAATCTTTTCCAGTCCTTCGGCGGATCTTCTGCACTCTCATCCGCCGGGACAGTGAGCAGTCAAGCCCTTGGTTTTTTCGCCACAACTATCGGAATAATTACCAGCATGTTTATTATTCTCTTCGTCGGCTTATATCTCTCCTTTACCCCTCAATACTACATCAACGGTATCATACGCCTGGTCCCGCAAAATGGACGACAGCGGACCGGACAAGTCTTCAGCGCCCTTGACTATACTCTTGGTCTCTGGCTTATCGGCAGATTTACCGGCATGCTGGTGGTAAGTGTCTCCACCTTTATCGGTTTGTATTTCCTCAAGGTTCCTCTGCCTCTCAGCCTTGCTGTTCTTGCCGGTCTTTTGACATTTATCCCCAACATCGGGCCGATTCTCTCAGCTATTCCGGCTATTCTTCTGGGATATACCGAATCTCCGTCAACCGCCCTGTATGTGATTTTGCTCTATCTTTTAATACAGGGTATCGAAAGCTACATTATCACTCCTCTCATTCAGCAGAGGGCGGTAGCCATGCCGCCGGTTCTTACTCTCACCTCACAGGTCGTTCTCGGCACCGCTCTGGGCTTTCTCGGTCTTTTGCTTGCCACTCCTCTTACGGCAGCCGCCATGGTGCTTGTCAAAATGCTGTATATAGAAGATGTACTTGGGGAAAAGTGTGAAACCGATGGTATCGAAGAATAGTCCTTTGTAATAAGAAGAACTTTTCCCGATCTCGACAGGCCGGGATCAGGAGAATGATTGTCTGCTGTCGCAGGACAGTTGTCCGTTCGGAAAGGAAGAATTCCGCACTCAGGGGTATTTCGGCTCGCCGATATTTGACCCATTTCGCCATTCATCACTTGTCCAAGCCTACCAATCCCGCTCAGGGAGACTTTCTTCCTGTCTTTTTCAATTAACAACTGCAAAAGGGAACTTTGGCGGATGTCCGGAGTGGTTTTCCGGTGCAGCGAATACACCAGCTTCTTTTCGCCAGGCAAGCTATCTATGCGAGGAGGAGTTACAAGAGCTGGGAATTCCAGTAAAGAAGGAACCAGCGTTTTGGTAGAAGAATAAGAAAACTAGACAGAGGCGCCTACGGCTTCCACATTAAATATAGATCGTTTTTGGTCGAAAAAAGAAGAAAGATCTGGCATAATCGTATTAACATATGGTATATGACAGCACCTTTCCGGATGGTCCCGTAGCTCAGTAGGATAGAGCACCAGATTCCTAATCTGGGTGTCGCAGGTTCGAATCCTGCCGGGATCACCACCCTTCTCTTTTTTCAATTACACAATCTTTTACGATCGGCAACCTGGCGTAAGGTTGAACTGATTCTTCTTTTCAGATTTTCTTTTTGCTGATTTGACAGGACAGTATGCATTCCTCTCAGGGTATGGCGGATTATGGCATTCCGAGTCATCAGAGGAAGCAATGGATTCCGAATCTGGGTCCGAAATGACGACTGGGCCTGATTATTCACAGAGCTTCATCGCCTTCGGAAAAAGAATATTATTTTCAAGGTGAACATGCTTATGGATATCGTCTTCGAACTCCTTGAGTTTCTCATAAGTGAGGACATAGGTATTGCAGACGTTAGCCGGTATGTCGAAATCCTTGGAGAGATGGCGGATTTTATGTAAGGCATCGCCTACTTCCTCATGCTCATCTTTGAAGTTCTCCAGCGATTTTCTGATAATGGCGGTATCTTCTTCTGCCGAGGTCTGGCCCGCTTTTTTCTGGGCGTAGACTCGTTTGAGAGCGGGAAAGAATTCTTCCTCCTCATCCCTGAGATGGCTTTCAAGATCGCTGCCGAGTTTCTTGAAAAGGGAGGCTATCTCGATTACTTCAGGATGGCTTGATCCATGGACCTCGGCGATCTTGTTGGCGTATGTGCCTATCTGCTCAATATTATCGTTAAGGTAGGAATGATGAACAGTGACAATGTAATCGGAAAGAAAAGGCAGCTCCCAGGAGTCATAATCCTGGCTACGCTCCCTGGGTTCTTTCTGCACTTCTTCGAGCTCTGCCGTTATTACGGAGAGATCGATGTTTTTGTCCCTGCTGGTCGTGGCAAGGTCTTCTTTGCCTCCACAGCAGAAATCTATGCCGTATTTCTCGAAAACCTGTGCGGTGCGGTAATCCTCGGCGACAATCTCGCCTATAGTTTTGTTTGGTGTGTTCACTTTCTTCACCTTTTGATGGATGGTTTGAGATAAGGCTCCTTATATTTCGTTATTTGGGTCTTGATATGAAATCCGGTATTTCTAAGAAAAGTGGACTCCGGGTCAAGCTCGGAGCGACGGTTGCAAAAGGATTAAGGAGATCTGCAGGCTCTGCTTCATCAAGTAGTTGAACTTCTTTTTGCAACCAGCTTTTAATACTATTGTGACAGCCTGCGGAATGATCAACTCCTTTTCTGGCGACCTCAGGGAGGCTTGCTTTATTGCCAGAATTCCGGGTACTTACGGCTTTTTGGCATATTGTTGAAAAGAAGAGCGACGATGAGCATGATCATTGCCCCGGAGGCAGTGGGAATTATGACGTACATGTAACCAAGATTATGAATACTTTCTCCGCCTATCACAGCGATCAGGGCAGTTGCCCCTCCCGGAGGATGGAGGGTCTTGGTGAAATGCATGACAGCAATGGAGGTGGAGACCGCCAGGGCCGCTGCCAGCCAGAGATCGCCGCCGAACAATTGGAAGGCGGTCACTCCGATTATGGCCGAGAAGACATGGCCGCCGATCAGATTCCTCGGCTGGGCCAGAGGACTGCGGATGGCGCCGTAGATAAGGACGGCCGAAGCGCCGAAGGAGCCAATTATCATGAGCATGCCGGTCTGGTCGAGCATCTTGTAATGAATCAGGGAAACAGCGGCAATGCCGAGAAAGCTGCCAATCCAGGACCAGAGAATCTCCATCGAACCTACCTGCGGCGGACTCTGCCCGCCTCCCTTCATTTTCTCCCAGTAACTCATTTTTTGGGTTTCTCCTGGTAGACATTGAGGGAATGCGCCAGATCGGTGCGTGTCACCATGCCAATCAGCCGTTGATCCGCATCGACAATCGGAAGGCGGTTGATCTGTTTATCGGCAAAAATCGAAGATATGGCGCCCACAGTCATTTCCGCTGCTCCGCTGATGGGGGGCCGGGACATAATGTCGCCAATAGTTCGATTGTGCAGCCTACCGATCATGCAGCTCCTGTCGTTGAGGCAGTGAGTGGCGATCTGCATAAAGGATGGTGTGGCACCAAAGCCCATTTCCTTTAGAAAATCCTTCTCCGATACGACCCCGACAAGGATTCCCTGACGATTCACCACTGGAGCACCCGATATCTGCTTTTCGGCCAGCAGGGCTGCGGCATCGACAAGGGCCATTTCCTGATCGACCACCACCACCGATGTCGTCATGATGTTGACGGCTTTCAGATCGGTGAGCAAACGTTGTATCGCCAGTGCATAAGCGGCCTTATAGATTTCCTTAAAATCACCGGGGGTAATGTCGAGATAGCCCGGAATGCGTTTCATCGCCTCGAGCACATCCTGCTCGGAAATTTCCAGAGGACCGCGCTCTTCCGAAAGTACTTCCTTCATGATTTTTCTCCTTTTGAATCACCGGAAGTCCGGCTGGATCTCTGGGCAATTATCTAATAAGAGTAAAGCATTTTTAAATAAAAGATAATTTGACATAGGTCAAATCGGGATGATTGCCTTCTTATGGGGCTTAAACAAATACAAACCGGCACAAAGCGGAGGCAGTTGCAGGGCCAGCAAAAGCGTTGGGCTTCCTTACGTCAGCACCAACCTACTGGAATGCCGCAATCGAATTTTGAAAGGGTAGGTTGGCGGTGAGCCTGGCGAACCCCATCAATTTAAAGTTTATTTGCAACTCATGGATAAGTTGCTTTTTTGACCATTGTTTGCAAATAGTAGAGCAAAAACACACTAAATCCGGAAGAGCCAAAAAAT
It includes:
- a CDS encoding PAS and helix-turn-helix domain-containing protein; the protein is MKEFLKGEVTMGDADLYQVVVNSLSAHVAILNEQGVILETNEAWQEYARANGMKEGWDCVGINYYSVCRGGDSNHLDDAGSVVRGIEKVARGELQEFFHQYPCHSPDEKRWFVVRVVPYRDEEVQRVIVTHEDITPVMMVQEELKRKEVELLRQRERLEETNIALKVLLRQRDEDKTRIEETIYTNVDRLVLPYVERLLQGKLTEQQRTLAEVVESNLREITEPFLHTLAGIKVMLTPQEIEVANMVRGGRSSKEIAEMLNLSVSGVDFHRKSLRRKLGLTNSPQNLRSYLMSLE
- a CDS encoding TVP38/TMEM64 family protein; its protein translation is MKKFSFFQKLKKRRRMWLFTGFILLAILGLVGIWRFTPLQYFTDQENLSGLITFVRGQWWTPLAVIAAYLVANSLLFPNMVLNGAIILTLGGFLGWACAITGSLSAASLFFFLGRRFGTGKIDFMKGKRFQKVQSFLRKGGIGAVVGVRMIPVAPYAVVNTAAGSINLRFRDFLIGTFIAHLPGTLTLAIFGEQLENVITDPSAENIALLLAVVILGIALIWGIKRYARKRIESTERGETRDDIRKR
- a CDS encoding AI-2E family transporter — encoded protein: MVKTTEYTKLILIALGLLALFLLLSLLLRSAVQILLLIFAGILFSIFIRGLSNFLFGKFNHLSENWSIAITLMLLVIAFIAFFILLAPQLAEQGGKLVEQIPEAFNNLRERINHLDWLENLFQSFGGSSALSSAGTVSSQALGFFATTIGIITSMFIILFVGLYLSFTPQYYINGIIRLVPQNGRQRTGQVFSALDYTLGLWLIGRFTGMLVVSVSTFIGLYFLKVPLPLSLAVLAGLLTFIPNIGPILSAIPAILLGYTESPSTALYVILLYLLIQGIESYIITPLIQQRAVAMPPVLTLTSQVVLGTALGFLGLLLATPLTAAAMVLVKMLYIEDVLGEKCETDGIEE
- the ric gene encoding iron-sulfur cluster repair di-iron protein; amino-acid sequence: MNTPNKTIGEIVAEDYRTAQVFEKYGIDFCCGGKEDLATTSRDKNIDLSVITAELEEVQKEPRERSQDYDSWELPFLSDYIVTVHHSYLNDNIEQIGTYANKIAEVHGSSHPEVIEIASLFKKLGSDLESHLRDEEEEFFPALKRVYAQKKAGQTSAEEDTAIIRKSLENFKDEHEEVGDALHKIRHLSKDFDIPANVCNTYVLTYEKLKEFEDDIHKHVHLENNILFPKAMKLCE
- a CDS encoding HPP family protein translates to MSYWEKMKGGGQSPPQVGSMEILWSWIGSFLGIAAVSLIHYKMLDQTGMLMIIGSFGASAVLIYGAIRSPLAQPRNLIGGHVFSAIIGVTAFQLFGGDLWLAAALAVSTSIAVMHFTKTLHPPGGATALIAVIGGESIHNLGYMYVIIPTASGAMIMLIVALLFNNMPKSRKYPEFWQ
- a CDS encoding CBS domain-containing protein is translated as MKEVLSEERGPLEISEQDVLEAMKRIPGYLDITPGDFKEIYKAAYALAIQRLLTDLKAVNIMTTSVVVVDQEMALVDAAALLAEKQISGAPVVNRQGILVGVVSEKDFLKEMGFGATPSFMQIATHCLNDRSCMIGRLHNRTIGDIMSRPPISGAAEMTVGAISSIFADKQINRLPIVDADQRLIGMVTRTDLAHSLNVYQEKPKK